The Macadamia integrifolia cultivar HAES 741 chromosome 3, SCU_Mint_v3, whole genome shotgun sequence genome segment GAGGTTGGAGGGAGTTGGAGGAAAAAGGGATTGAAGATGATCTAAATCCTTTGTTCTCTcacccattttctctctctttctccaattATTATGCattctattctatttttttgttcaagttattttttattttaattgtcaaTTGTATTGGTCATATCGGTCCAATATTGATACCCCTTCTCTCTCGATGCTGACTGATACAATGCTGATACCTTTTTCTTACGATATCAATTCAATATTGATTTGGTATCCACTGTTTTAATATCTGAGCTGATATCATAACCAATATTGATCTGTATCAACATATCAAAGAATCGAAAGGAGTCAATATCATCTCCAACTGAATCACCATATCATAATGGCACCAAACTGCAGCCATGGCATCAAACTGTTAAATCTTCAAATTGCTGCCATGGCAATATGACAATTTAGCGATTTGGTGATATGACAATCTAACGATATGGCATCATGGCAATGATTTGATGCTATGGCATCATTGTTGCGATTGAGCGATAAGGCAGCATGTAGGTGAATTGGCTATATGGTGATTCTGCTTGGGATGATATcaactctcttttatttttttattttttttatttttttattttttttatttttttattttttttatttttttattttttttgatacaTTGATATTGAAACTGTTGATACCGAATTAGGATCGAATTGATATAACATTATTAAAATCAGCATTGAAAAACCAGGAGGGAGAGAAATCTGTATTGAATCAATATCGAATTGTATTGTATCGATATTGTCTGAATCAACATATTCTGatagttaaaataaaaaaatgtgaattttaacaattaaaagaaaaatagattgCATTAAATTCGGAAAAGAGAGAATGTGTGATAGcatgaagaaaaaaaggtaaaaaacaaTGTGGTACGAGAACTTGAGATAGGATCCGctgctcgtacgatcacctggtcgtacAGGTCAGCCTCCAACACCTATCCCACCTTTCATCATTACAATGATAAAGAGGGGTatatttggaaacaaaaaagacCAAGTGTTGAATGTTGACACGTACGATCAGGTGATTGTACGAGCAGCTGATCTATTTTCCAAGAACTTGATCGTGACTTGTAAAAATGAGTGAGAGGGATTCACGAGCACGTTGCCACGCATTGGCTAATGGAACGCACAAGGACAGTAGTTACCACTTACCATCCCTGTGTTGTAGGCCAAGTCCATTGGGGCCATCCTTTTAGGATCGGTTCTGTACTTTTGTGGGTGTCCACAAGTCCCAACTTGGAACTAGCCGAGCTTGATAAATTCCCTGTTTTGTGAAATTTGCCCATTGAGATTGTGCCATGTCACCCTAAAACATATAACATTACTAGACTGATTCAGCACATTGAAAGCTAGATTACGAATTATCACAGTAGCTGTAACAGATTTCCAGTGCATATACAAAAAGAAATATTTCTATATTTAGCAGAAATATTCAGAACATCGTAACTGAATATGGTTAAGGAACTCTGCTTGGGTGGGGAATAAGTTGAAGTAGCTCCTTTCTTGTGAACCATTCCTAAATGTGATGTCATCGGGTTTGGAGTCATCCCCAGCCCAATTTAATCTATTCATTTTTTGAGGGTTGATGGGCGAAAttaacaaaacaaaattaaccgaaattttgacaaaataatGCATATTTTTAAgcaaaatttaagaaaaatatatcgcattttgaaattttacctattctttctttttgataTAAAAAATAGCGAAATGAGAAATTTTGCAGAGTTTTCGAACCATGCCCTTAATACAatatttttgagttttgagcCACCTTGGTGAAAGAACCCAATTTTCTTTCTTGGGTTGTGGAAACAGGCCCATCTGCAGGACTGTCTCAGATGCAGTTTATGTGTTGGACGTGATCGTTGGGTTTGATCCAAGAGATGCAGAGGCAACTAGAGATGCTGAGAAGTACATCCCCAGCGATGGTTACAAGCAATTTCTAAAGGCAGACGGGCTCCAAGGTAAGAGACTGGGAATTGTTAGGAAGCCCTTCTTCAATTTCCCCAAAGGATCACTCCTTTCCCAAGCTTTTGAGGACCACTTCAACACATTAAGGTAAAAAAACATTATCAGATAGAAAATTTTGGTACATAAAGAAGTGGAAGAATATCTTAATACATTAATCTTTTGAATGATACCAACTCTATGGATCAAGGCAAAGGGGTGCTGTTTTGGTAGACAATCTTGAAATAGCCAACATCAGCTCCATACTTGATCACTCTCAAAGTGGCGAACAGATGACGATGCTAGCTGAGTTCAAGCTCGCTCTCAATTCTTACTTATCAGACCTCGTAACCTCTCCTGTGAGATCTCTTGCTGATGTAATTGCATTCAATGAGAATCACCCAGATCAGGTGAGGTCTCAGTTGGGCTTTACTGTTGGTTACTGGGTTTGATCTAATGATGGAATTAACAGTCTACAGACTATTCTTGTTTTCAGGAAAGGATGAAAGATCTTGGTCAGGAGAAACTTATAGAATCTGAAGAAACCAATGGAATCGACGGGGAAGTGAGAAATGCAATTGAGAACATGGAGAGACTGTCAAGAGATGGGTTTGAAAGGATGATGATCGAGAACCAACTGGATGCAATGGTGACTCCAAGAGCAAGTGCTTCTGCAGTTCTTGCAATTGGTGGGTACCCAGCAATCAGTGTCCCAGCAGGATATGAGAGCGATGGACTTCCATTTGGGATCTGTTTTGGGGGCCTGCGTGGTTCAGAGCCTAAACTGATTGAGATTTCTTATGCTTTTGAGCAAGCCACGAAGATCAGGAAGCCTCCCTCCTTAAGGCATATTCATGTGGCAAGTTCTTATTCAGAATTGtgatttgaaaaacaaaaaaagttctCTGCCAGGCTGCGTGGCCCCTGTAAAAATATCGGGCCAATGAGAATGCACAGGGTTTAAATGCCTGGTGAGCACTCAAAACACGGGTGCAAAATGATCACCCCACCTctcatgaaatgaaaatttccCACACGCTTTTAGCCCCTGCATGCGCTCTCATAGGTGCTGAACATGTGTGGTGGCCACGCAGCCTGGCGgggatctttttcccaaaaaagggAGCTGTTTAACCACTTTAATCTTGTGATGTTTAGTAAAATCAGCATTCTTGTGAGATTTGGAACTTTTTCTGTTGTCCTCTTATGGGGGTAGGGGAAGAGGGGGGGTGGGTTTGAGAATGTTATTTAGAAGCTACTTTGTTAGAGATGAAGATTGGttataaaatctagcaacactGCATTATTGCAATAATTTTGAAACTCGAATTTGAATCGATTGAGTTGACTCAGAATTGATCGGCTTATTTTGATTAATCCGATTCTATGCATACGGAATCTAACCGAATTAGGCTGAGTTGGGGCGGGTTTGGCCTATTTCAACCAAGCGGATCGATTTCAGGAAgattcaaattggaattgattgAGAACAATCCCATATCTGGTTTTGAGTTTTTAAACCATGACTATCGCTCACTCGCAATTCTGACCGAGGTTGTGTTTGCATCCAAATTTATTACATGTAATTTAGTTGGTTTTCAATCCTCACAAAGGTTGCCTTGGCACTATCATTTTCATGTAAAATACCTCGAAAATAAGATATTTATTGTTGGAAACCAAAAATGCAATAAACGAACtcgtaaaagaaagaaaggatcaGCTCTTCATGACCCAAGGGAGAACCTTTTTTAGGGAGTGTGGACcaagtcctcgtacgagaatgattcttgtACGGTGTTTGATTTACATTTGGGCTCCACTcagaataaaaatcaattaaaaaaagagaaagattaaGGGGAGTATAAGTGTAAATCAAACACCATATGAGAATTATTCTCATTCGAGGACTTGATCAACACTCTCTTCCAGGCCTCAAACATACAATGGTTCAGCCATTGGGAAATGAACACTTAAGGAGACAAGCTGCCAGACCATTCCTCGACCTCACAAAGAAAATCATACTTGGTACTTATAGCGCCAACCAGATTTTAGGGCGACCAGACCTACCCTTCTATTGGCTGGGAGTGACCGCCCATTAATCATGAGTGGTCACCCCCTTATACATCGACCATGCATTATCATCTCCTCACAAGTTAAGCACGAAAGAA includes the following:
- the LOC122072808 gene encoding probable amidase At4g34880; the encoded protein is MAVHPYLSSFMFLLVLVSLQILMSGNLISIVPCHGFSVKEASVSEIQQALRENKLTSRKLVELYLEEIEKLNPTLRAVIEVNPDALVQADKADLERSSVVRDSGRSSSSSFSGLHGIPILIKDNIATKDKLNTTVGSFALLGSVIRRDAGVVEKLRGAGAVILGKASLSEWCNFRSHSPIIGWCARSGQGKNPYVLSDKTCASSTGSAIAVSANMVAVSLGTETDGSIICPAGFNGVVGIKPTVGLTSRAGVIIISPRQDTIGPICRTVSDAVYVLDVIVGFDPRDAEATRDAEKYIPSDGYKQFLKADGLQGKRLGIVRKPFFNFPKGSLLSQAFEDHFNTLRQRGAVLVDNLEIANISSILDHSQSGEQMTMLAEFKLALNSYLSDLVTSPVRSLADVIAFNENHPDQERMKDLGQEKLIESEETNGIDGEVRNAIENMERLSRDGFERMMIENQLDAMVTPRASASAVLAIGGYPAISVPAGYESDGLPFGICFGGLRGSEPKLIEISYAFEQATKIRKPPSLRHIHVASSYSEL